The Schistocerca gregaria isolate iqSchGreg1 chromosome 4, iqSchGreg1.2, whole genome shotgun sequence genome contains a region encoding:
- the LOC126267716 gene encoding putative gustatory receptor 28b gives MCLLMIPFFISDFIKNIVVLQFLTFNSTTQRMSEQINKHLLCVSGLCKEEELDCNISASVSTAVSSCTLTNPRKSVEKHRQYKQPKMFWIRSSEGTVYRSNQFAGCAKKEMGKYVLLRKLRYAHCLLYEISRSINVAFSTQNLVLMVSSFISMVVLMYEIVIVSFDMILTRSVNSKCGNLVMCIAWVVQNTWRVCSLVYSSEAVVQEASRTENLVNKLMLSPFSSDCMCCSELQLFAQQLTYIRIRYSAASLLSLDYRMVKAVVGTVTTYMVILIQFRLSNMREQ, from the coding sequence ATGTGTTTGTTGATGATACCGTTTTTCATCTCAGATTTCATCAAGAACATTGTGGTGTTACAGTTTTTAACATTCAATAGTACTACACAGAGAATGTCCGAGCAAATAAATAAGCATTTGTTATGTGTTTCTGGATTATGTAAAGAAGAAGAGCTAGACTGCAACATTTCGGCTTCTGTCAGCACTGCTGTCAGTAGTTGCACTTTGACTAACCCAAGAAAGTCGGTTGAAAAGCATCGCCAGTACAAGCAACCTAAGATGTTTTGGAtccgaagttcagaaggcactgtcTACCGTAGCAATCAATTTGCTGGTTGTGCTAAGAAAGAAATGGGAAAATATGTTCTTTTGAGGAAACTACGATACGCTCACTGCCTCCTTTATGAAATTAGTAGAAGCATCAACGTAGCCTTCAGCACACAAAATCTAGTGTTGATGGTCTCTTCTTTCATCTCTATGGTAGTCCTCATGTATGAGATTGTGATAGTTTCCTTCGACATGATATTAACGAGGTCGGTGAACTCTAAGTGCGGAAATCTAGTGATGTGTATCGCATGGGTTGTGCAAAACACGTGGCGAGTGTGTAGCTTAGTCTACAGCAGTGAAGCTGTAGTTCAAGAGGCTAGCCGTACAGAGAATCTGGTCAACAAACtgatgctgtcaccattctcaagcGACTGCATGTGTTGTTCTGAACTTCAGCTCTTTGCCCAACAGTTGACATATATTCGCATTAGGTATTCTGCAGCTAGTCTCTTGTCACTCGACTACAGAATGGTGAAGGCTGTTGTGGGAACCGTAACTACATATATGGTCATACTTATTCAGTTCCGTCTCTCCAATATGCGGGAGCAATAG